The window TAATGTTCTTGTACTCTACAGTTTCGACATTAAACCCTGCAGATTCAAAAACATTCAGATTTCATCAGCATATGTAGACAGTGATGTCAAAGTAGCAGAGTAAAGATCTAGAACATGAACATGGTCAAAATCCTTGATAAAATCAACATTTAAAAAATAAGCATCTGAACACACAGCAACAGCATGAGATGCATATCTCTGTTAATAGAAAAATAACAGGCATGTCAAGGTCAAACACCAGTGGTTATGCTGCTCATGAGTTGGACACTTTGGAATGAATGATTCAGCGTTCGCTAGGAGTCGTGGTTACTAAACATAGTTGTTTTCATCCAATATAAGCAACAATCAAAATGACATGAGTTAGTGTTATACTGTTATCACTAATCACTATCACTATAACAGTGCTGACACGCCTTGATCTGTAATCACTATGACAGTGCTGACACGCCTGAATCTGTGTGGTCACTATGATAGAGCTAACACACCTGGATCTGTGTGATCACAATTACAGTGCAAACAGTCTATCCTGCCTTGACTGAACTCCCAAGCTCAATTATCAAACTGAACTTGGTGATATGCAAAACAATTAGCAGACAACTTGCAATCTTAAACATGAATGGTTTGTCTTTGATTAGGCTTCTTTTGGACAACAACTTGTTGCTTTTCAAATATAAAAGTTTTAATGTACGTACAAATAACATGGCGCGTGAAGTTCATTTACAGAAAGTAGCACATACATAAGCTACCAAAATAAGATACAAATGAGACATATAATCAACTCGAGATGAGCTTCAAGTTATCTTCATTGTCAAAAGCATTAATGTTATTCCTAAGGCAGGCAAGACCATCTTTGCACTAAATTGGTCTCTAACTTGCTTACCATGGAACACCCATTACATTCACACGGTCCTAAGCTAAAGCTGCCACAACATATTGAGACTATATTTACAAAGTAACAACAAGATAAACAACATGCTGCAACAGAAAATTTGCGTAGAAGTGGGCTTACCGATTGTGGGGATGGTGGTGACGATCTCTCCGAGCTTGAGCTTGTAGAGGATGGTGGTCTTACCAGCCGCATCGAGACCGACCATGAGGATCCTCATCTCCTTCTTGGCGAAGAGCCGGCTGAACAGCTTCGTGAACGTGAGCCCCATCTCCGCTCCTGTGCTGAAACCAAACGAGACAAATTTAAGGCCAAGGCGTCAACCCCATAGATCCACACAGACACAGGCTCGTTATAAGAATTACTGGTATTAAAAAAAACTCTAGAATCGAAGCCACCCAACTAGATCTACGAGATCTGATGCGAGCAGCAACCAGATCCGCTGCACTGCGCACGAACAGCGCCAAACCGGACCAGATTCGCGACCAACTCGCGCGGGAATCGTGCCGGATTCCCGAGCACCCGCGTGAGAACAAAGCTGGGCCGACCGAAGCCGGTCAATCGCGGCAGATTCCTCAAATCACACCGTCAAAAAACCGACCGCATCTACCGGACACCGACAGGATGATGAATGAGATCGAACACCCCCGATCCACAGGAACTACGCAGATTGAACATGATCACGGCAACATCAAAATAAGATCACGAATCGGCCGACCGAACAACCGATCGGATCAGAGATGGAGCCGCATCGAGCGCGAGGAGGATCGACGGGGGAAGGTGAGAGATCCGGCGAATGGTGGTTACCGAGATCGCGGCGCCTGCTGTCCTGTGCGCGCGCTGGGCTCGGTGATCTCCTCTTCTCTTCCTTTGCCCTCCTCGCGCCGGGTTCCTCCCTGGTTCGGGATCGgtggcaggaggaggaggagagaaatggaggagagagagggaggccGAGATGGCCGCACACGAGGAAGTCTATATAGGGAGGTGCTTGGAGGGTCACCGGCAGGTGGGGCCGGATTTCTTCGTGGAAGGCGCATAGAACTGGCAGGCAGCGTGGGCCAGCTGGTGCGTGGGTCCATCTGTGTGCGGTGCCATTAACTTGGGCGGTAAATGTGGACCGTGTCCATCGAGAATCAGGTGGTAGAAAAGAGAGGTGATTCAATTTCTCTTTTGACATTACAGATTTTTCATGCTACTAGTAAATATGTACGTGTGCAACGCATGTGTAATCTTAATCTGGCTTGAAGATATACCTgaatttttttttagaaaagtaGTATCAAAAGAAATAGTTTGTGTAAGCACCACCAGCGGCAGGTCCATCTCTTCCTTCAAATGGATTGAAAATTATACTAATCCAAGTAGTTAATGGTATATGCAAGTGAACAGGGGAGGGGGCACATACCTTGTCCTCAGGCAGAAATCCAAACATCAAGCACAATCCATTGAAATCAGCACACCTGATCCACTACCCAGCTGCTACCAAAAATTCCATATCACTATGTAACCTCTAGTTGTTTCATAGCGCACGTTGGCAATGCTTAATAACTGCTGAATGTGTGCATAGAAGGCTGCTTTTGGTTTAGTTTTACGAATCCTGATTTGGGTTCAATTTTTAGTGCATACAGGCTGCTTTTCTGTTCAGTGAAACGTGAATCAATCTTCTCCGGAAGAAATGAAGAAAGCAGAGATGAAAGACCTCTGGCCCGGCGGCTACGTGTTTGACGGCGACGTGTCCCCTGATGGCGGCGCTGACGACCTAGGCCCGACAGAGAGGGACGGGCAGACGGTCCAGACAGTGTCCATGATGGTCCGACGGCCCGACGCCAACGGACGGCCATGCGGTGTCCCTGACAGGTCCGACGGCGATGGGCGGTCCAGGCAGCGCCTCCGACGCGCCCCCACCGGTCAGCCAGGCGGTCTAGGCGGTGTCCCCGACAACTGGCGTCCTTGAAGTTGCGGCGGCGTCGCTGCAACGACCGAGGCCACGCAAAGGCGATGGGTAGAGGCGGCATGGAGATGTGAGGGGCGGCGTCCTTGAAGCTGTTGCGAGTTGAGGCGATGGGGGCGGCGTGCGTCGC is drawn from Aegilops tauschii subsp. strangulata cultivar AL8/78 chromosome 1, Aet v6.0, whole genome shotgun sequence and contains these coding sequences:
- the LOC109767091 gene encoding ADP-ribosylation factor 2, which gives rise to MDPRTSWPTLPASSMRLPRRNPAPPAGDPPSTSLYRLPRVRPSRPPSLSSISLLLLLPPIPNQGGTRREEGKGREEEITEPSARTGQQAPRSRTGAEMGLTFTKLFSRLFAKKEMRILMVGLDAAGKTTILYKLKLGEIVTTIPTIGFNVETVEYKNISFTVWDVGGQDKIRPLWRHYFQNTQGLIFVVDSNDRERVVEARDELHRMLNEDELRDAVLLVFANKQDLPNAMNAAEITDKLGLHSLRQRHWYIQSTCATSGEGLYEGLDWLSNNIANKA